In a single window of the Papaver somniferum cultivar HN1 chromosome 8, ASM357369v1, whole genome shotgun sequence genome:
- the LOC113306918 gene encoding pyruvate decarboxylase 1-like encodes MDFKVGSLDTPKPSNGDVGSLATNQVSTLKTSASSTQLCSAEATLGRHLARRLVQVGVSDVFAVPGDFNLTLLDDLIAEPGLKLIGCCNELNAGYAADGYARSRGVAACAVTFTVGGLSILNAIAGAYSENLPIICIVGGPNSNDYGTNRILHHTIGLPDFSQELRCFRTVTCYQAIVNNLEDAHEQIDTAISTALKESKPVYISVSCNLSAIPHPTFSREPVPFCLASKLSNSLGLEAAVDAAAEFLNKAVKPVMVAGPKLRVSKACTAFLELADACGYPVAVMPSAKGLMKETHPHFIGTYWGAVSTAFCAEIVESADAYIFAGPIFNDYSSVGYSLLLKKEKAIIVQPDRVVIANGPAFGCVLMKDFLPALAKKLKRNTTAYENYHRIYVPEGLPLQCDPKEPLRVNILFKHIQKMLSGDSAVIAETGDSWFNCQKLKLPEGCGYEFQMQYGSIGWSVGATLGYAQAAKDKRVIACIGDGSFQVTAQDISTMLRCEQNPIIFLINNGGYTIEVEIHDGPYNVIKNWNYTALVDSIHNGDGKCWTTKVQCEEELVEAIETATEVKKDCLCFIEIVVHKDDTSKELLEWGSRVSSANSRPPNPQ; translated from the exons ATGGATTTCAAAGTTGGTTCTCTCGATACACCCAAACCCTCTAATGGAGACGTGGGTTCTTTAGCTACAAATCAAGTATCAACCCTTAAGACTTCGGCTTCATCAACACAGTTATGTTCAGCTGAAGCAACGTTAGGAAGACATCTAGCAAGACGTTTAGTACAAGTTGGTGTGAGTGATGTATTTGCAGTGCCTGGTGATTTTAATCTAACGTTACTTGATGATCTTATTGCTGAACCTGGGTTAAAACTAATTGGTTGTTGTAATGAACTGAATGCTGGTTATGCTGCTGATGGTTATGCGAGATCTCGTGGTGTTGCTGCTTGTGCTGTTACTTTTACTGTTGGTGGTTTAAGTATTTTAAATGCTATTGCTGGTGCTTACAGTGAGAATTTGCCAATCATTTGTATTGTTGGTGGTCCTAATTCTAATGATTATGGGACTAATCGCATCTTGCATCATACTATTGGGTTGCCGGATTTTAGTCAAGAGCTTCGTTGTTTCCGGACCGTCACTTGTTATCAG GCAATTGTTAATAACTTGGAAGATGCACATGAACAAATTGATACTGCGATTTCGACAGCTTTGAAGGAAAGCAAGCCTGTTTACATCAGTGTCAGTTGCAACTTGTCTGCCATACCACATCCCACGTTTAGCCGAGAGCCTGTTCCATTCTGTTTAGCATCCAA GTTGAGTAATAGTTTGGGTTTGGAAGCAGCAGTGGATGCTGCAGCTGAGTTCTTGAATAAGGCAGTAAAGCCTGTGATGGTGGCAGGTCCAAAACTAAGGGTTTCCAAGGCTTGCACTGCATTTCTTGAATTGGCTGATGCTTGTGGTTATCCAGTTGCGGTGATGCCATCAGCCAAAGGACTAATGAAGGAGACTCATCCACATTTCATTGGGACTTACTGGGGTGCAGTAAGCACAGCTTTCTGTGCTGAAATCGTCGAATCAGCTGATGCTTACATATTTGCAGGACCAATCTTCAATGACTATAGCTCTGTTGGGTACTCACTACTTCTGAAGAAGGAGAAGGCGATTATCGTTCAACCTGACCGTGTTGTGATTGCTAATGGACCTGCATTTGGATGTGTTTTGATGAAGGATTTCTTACCAGCATTGGCTAAGAAACTTAAGCGAAACACAACTGCTTATGAGAATTACCACAGGATTTATGTCCCAGAAGGGCTTCCTCTTCAGTGTGACCCAAAAGAGCCATTGAGGGTTAATATATTGTTCAAACACATTCAAAAGATGCTATCAGGTGACAGTGCTGTGATTGCCGAGACGGGTGATTCCTGGTTTAACTGCCAGAAGTTGAAATTACCCGAAGGGTGCGG GTATGAATTCCAAATGCAGTATGGGTCTATTGGTTGGTCAGTTGGTGCAACACTTGGATATGCTCAGGCTGCAAAGGATAAGCGAGTGATTGCTTGTATTGGTGATGGAAGCTTCCAAGTAACTGCACAAGATATATCAACAATGTTGAGGTGTGAGCAGAACCCCATCATTTTCCTGATAAATAATGGTGGGTACACCATCGAAGTTGAGATCCATGATGGACCTTACAATGTGATCAAGAACTGGAATTACACTGCCTTAGTTGATTCTATTCATAATGGTGATGGGAAATGCTGGACCACCAAG GTTCAATGTGAGGAAGAACTGGTGGAAGCGATTGAGACTGCGACTGAAGTTAAGAAGGACTGCTTGTGTTTCATTGAGATTGTAGTTCACAAGGATGATACAAGTAAAGAGTTGCTGGAATGGGGTTCAAGGGTTTCTTCTGCAAACAGTCGTCCACCAAATCCTCAGTAA